The genomic region TATATTTAATAATATATGAAAACAAAATTAGTGAACTATACGCTAGAAAAAATGCAATGCATAATGCGACAGATAATGCTAAAAATCTTATTGAAAAACTTACTCTTGCATATAATAAAGCTAGACAAGCTTCTATTACTCAAGAATTAATTGAAATAGTTAATGGTGCTCAAGCATTGCAGGAAGAATAATATTGGGGGTGTAAGAAGTGGAAAAAAATGTTGGAAAACTAGTAAGTATTATAGGCCCCGTTGTGGATGTTAAATTTGAATCAGGAAAATTACCAGAAGTATATAATGCTCTTGAAGTTATAAATCCATATACAAATAAAAAATTAGTTTTAGAAGTAGAACAATTAATTGGAGATAACACAGTTAGATGTGTTGCCTTAGACTCCACTGATGGTTTAAAAAGAGGCCTTGATGTTGTTGATACTGGAGCGCCTATTAAAGTTCCTGTTGGTGATGTAACTTTAGGAAGAATGTTTAACTTATTAGGTGATCCTATAGATGAAAGAGGAGATGTTGAAGCAAAAGATTATTGGCCAATACACAGAGAACCACCATCATTAAATGATCAATCAACAGAAATAGAAATCTTAGAAACTGGTATAAAAGTTATTGACTTATTAGCTCCATTCCCAAAAGGTGGAAAAATAGGTTTCTTTGGTGGTGCTGGTGTTGGTAAAACTGTTCTTGTTATGGAACTTATAAGAAATATTGCTATTGAGCATAAAGGTTTATCATTATTTGCTGGTGTTGGTGAAAGAACCAGAGAAGGTAATGATTTATGGTTAGAAATGCAAGAATCTGGAGTTTTACCAAATACAGCTTTGGTATTTGGACAAATGAATGAACCACCAGGAGCAAGATTTAGAATTGCTTTAACAGCTTTAACAATGGCAGAATACTTTAGGGATGTTCAAAAGAAAGATGTTTTATTATTTATTGATAATATTTTTAGATTTGTTCAAGCTGGTTCAGAGGTTTCAGCTCTTTTAGGACGTATGCCATCTGCTGTTGGTTATCAACCAACTTTGGCTACAGATGTTGGTCAATTACAAGAAAGAATTACATCTACAAAAGATGGT from Marinitoga litoralis harbors:
- the atpD gene encoding F0F1 ATP synthase subunit beta, which translates into the protein MEKNVGKLVSIIGPVVDVKFESGKLPEVYNALEVINPYTNKKLVLEVEQLIGDNTVRCVALDSTDGLKRGLDVVDTGAPIKVPVGDVTLGRMFNLLGDPIDERGDVEAKDYWPIHREPPSLNDQSTEIEILETGIKVIDLLAPFPKGGKIGFFGGAGVGKTVLVMELIRNIAIEHKGLSLFAGVGERTREGNDLWLEMQESGVLPNTALVFGQMNEPPGARFRIALTALTMAEYFRDVQKKDVLLFIDNIFRFVQAGSEVSALLGRMPSAVGYQPTLATDVGQLQERITSTKDGSITSVQAVYVPADDITDPAPATTFSHLEATIVLSRQIAELGLYPAVDPLDSTSKVLDPTVLGEEHYRVARGVQQVLQRYKDLQDIIAILGIEELSEEDKLTVQRARKIQRFLTQPFFVAEKFSGIDGQYVKVEDTVKGFKEILEGKYDHIPEQAFYMVGTIEQALEKAKKMGINV